One segment of Acidianus sp. HS-5 DNA contains the following:
- a CDS encoding ribbon-helix-helix domain-containing protein, which translates to MIIMRKVISVRLKEELVREVDRKYKELGFDNRTEFIKEALKFYLTKKSSRIT; encoded by the coding sequence ATGATTATCATGAGGAAAGTTATTAGTGTTAGATTAAAAGAAGAATTAGTAAGAGAAGTCGATAGAAAGTATAAAGAATTAGGCTTTGACAATAGAACCGAATTTATAAAAGAAGCATTAAAATTCTATTTAACTAAAAAATCGAGTAGAATTACATAA
- the purM gene encoding phosphoribosylformylglycinamidine cyclo-ligase: MVNEYKKSGVDLNKVKEIHDYIAKEISSTYKNVLLGAGHYSGVINFNGMKLALHTDGVGTKTLLALKSGIIEPVGIDCIAMNVNDLVSIGAKPLALVDYLAMEKPMDDVVKGVMSGLIKGALESEAEIIGGETAIMKDVINGFDLSCTALGTVDEIKDGHDVKPGDVILGLKSNGIHSNGYSLVRKLIDEGKLSFEDWKEEIMRPTKIYVKPVLSVLNMIKAAAHITGGSFSKLKRVTSYHLELRMPEPQDIFKEIEKAGVSHEEMYNVFNMGIGMVVFTSPEYMDDVIKNIQKFVEVYEIGKVSEGSGITIFTYRNAVLYL; encoded by the coding sequence ATGGTGAATGAGTATAAGAAATCTGGAGTTGACTTAAATAAGGTAAAAGAAATTCACGATTACATTGCTAAGGAAATTTCATCAACTTACAAGAACGTTTTACTTGGAGCTGGACATTATTCTGGAGTTATAAATTTTAATGGAATGAAATTAGCTCTGCATACTGATGGCGTCGGTACTAAGACTCTTTTAGCTCTTAAATCTGGAATAATAGAGCCAGTAGGTATTGATTGCATTGCAATGAACGTCAACGATCTTGTATCCATAGGAGCAAAACCATTAGCTTTAGTTGATTACCTAGCAATGGAAAAGCCCATGGACGATGTTGTAAAAGGCGTAATGAGTGGGTTAATTAAAGGTGCTTTAGAGTCTGAAGCGGAAATAATTGGAGGTGAAACTGCGATAATGAAGGATGTAATAAACGGTTTTGATTTATCTTGTACTGCCCTTGGTACAGTTGATGAAATTAAAGATGGACATGATGTTAAGCCTGGGGATGTGATACTTGGCTTGAAAAGTAATGGGATTCATTCCAATGGCTATTCTTTAGTACGGAAATTAATAGATGAGGGAAAGCTCTCTTTTGAGGACTGGAAGGAGGAAATAATGAGACCAACAAAGATCTATGTTAAGCCCGTACTTTCTGTGCTTAATATGATAAAAGCTGCTGCCCACATAACTGGTGGTTCTTTTTCGAAGCTTAAGAGGGTAACTAGTTACCATTTAGAACTTAGGATGCCCGAGCCTCAGGACATTTTCAAGGAAATCGAAAAAGCAGGTGTTTCTCATGAAGAGATGTACAATGTTTTTAATATGGGCATAGGTATGGTTGTTTTCACCTCTCCAGAGTATATGGATGATGTTATAAAAAATATTCAGAAATTCGTCGAAGTTTATGAAATTGGAAAAGTATCAGAAGGTAGTGGTATAACAATCTTTACGTATAGGAACGCTGTTCTCTATTTATAG
- the purD gene encoding phosphoribosylamine--glycine ligase, whose amino-acid sequence MKVLLIGDGARENALAEALSDNKIFAISSFINPGIKSVVERTGGKYFVGNIESKEFVKEIIKQVNPDFGVVGPEDPLFHGVSNAFYEERIPVMGPTENDATIEKSKVWMRQLMWKYEIPGRLRFKSFSNLAEAAKFILDYGGSVAIKPSEQVGGKGVKVVADIQAYLSNEKRQALSKSVDEIGKYVSDNEIKIIIEERVDGPEYTLHVLTDGNSYLPLPLAQDYKHAYQDGIGPETGGMGSISGSKNLLPFINEEEYERSFDIVKRTAEAIEKETGEKYRGFLSGQMMLTDLWGPTIIEYYSRLGDPEASAIIPRIKNFGEILELTAEGKLSRAKLELNEEPTVVRAIAPYGYPLNKSLAKGQRFFIDMQKLREEGCILYFGSVALEGNEIVAQGSRALELVAFGDFEEASKKLDMCMKYISSDRKMIYRTDIGRTVKEMTEKAEIVRYSYKNREKHGILGVSADWSPNGGLW is encoded by the coding sequence ATGAAAGTCCTCTTAATAGGAGACGGAGCAAGAGAAAACGCATTAGCTGAGGCATTATCTGACAATAAAATATTTGCAATCTCTTCCTTCATTAATCCTGGAATAAAAAGCGTTGTTGAAAGAACGGGAGGAAAGTATTTTGTAGGAAACATAGAGTCTAAGGAATTCGTTAAAGAGATAATAAAGCAAGTTAATCCAGACTTTGGAGTTGTAGGTCCAGAAGATCCTTTATTTCATGGAGTTTCTAACGCATTTTATGAAGAGAGAATTCCTGTAATGGGGCCGACAGAAAATGATGCGACGATTGAAAAATCCAAAGTTTGGATGAGACAACTAATGTGGAAGTACGAGATTCCAGGTAGGTTAAGGTTTAAGTCTTTCTCAAATTTAGCAGAGGCAGCAAAGTTTATCTTGGATTATGGAGGTTCTGTGGCGATAAAGCCTTCTGAACAAGTTGGAGGAAAGGGAGTAAAAGTTGTAGCTGATATTCAAGCTTATCTATCTAACGAGAAGAGACAAGCATTAAGTAAGAGCGTTGACGAAATAGGAAAATATGTTTCAGATAATGAAATTAAGATCATAATAGAGGAAAGAGTAGATGGCCCGGAATACACTCTCCATGTCCTAACTGATGGAAATTCTTACCTTCCTCTTCCCTTAGCTCAGGATTATAAGCACGCGTACCAAGATGGAATAGGTCCAGAAACTGGTGGTATGGGTTCTATATCTGGTTCAAAGAATTTGCTTCCATTTATAAATGAGGAGGAATACGAGAGAAGCTTTGATATAGTTAAAAGGACTGCAGAAGCTATAGAGAAGGAGACAGGAGAAAAGTATAGAGGATTTCTCTCAGGGCAAATGATGTTGACAGACTTATGGGGACCTACAATTATAGAATATTATTCCAGACTAGGAGATCCAGAGGCGTCCGCAATAATTCCTAGAATAAAGAACTTTGGCGAAATTTTAGAGCTAACGGCAGAAGGTAAGCTGTCAAGGGCAAAACTTGAATTAAATGAGGAGCCAACAGTAGTTAGGGCTATTGCGCCTTACGGATATCCTTTAAATAAATCCTTAGCAAAAGGTCAAAGATTCTTCATAGACATGCAGAAGTTAAGAGAAGAAGGTTGTATATTGTACTTCGGCTCAGTAGCACTTGAAGGAAACGAAATTGTAGCACAAGGCTCTAGAGCTTTAGAACTCGTAGCTTTTGGAGATTTTGAAGAGGCAAGCAAGAAGCTTGATATGTGCATGAAGTATATATCCAGTGATAGGAAGATGATTTATAGGACTGACATAGGGAGGACAGTTAAAGAGATGACAGAGAAGGCAGAAATAGTTAGATACTCTTACAAAAACAGGGAGAAGCACGGAATTTTAGGAGTTTCTGCAGATTGGTCTCCTAACGGTGGTCTATGGTGA
- a CDS encoding amidophosphoribosyltransferase: protein MAGIVGILAFDKIWNISKFLKYSLMGLQHRGYTASGYAVLNDKISSGHSSNPPEDIEINDQGWIGIGYTGNKEEYPLVFDEVAMVIDGIVKDNPSSIAEKILSNPEEISKVRGAFSLVAFTSEGKIIAYRDESGLKPLAIGGFGFDMAIIASEMPAMSVIGGDFRREINPGELVILDRYNIESKKLKEPKKSYCSIEYIYQARIDSFVNERSIYELRIKIGEELAKERPINADTVIGVPDTAIPFAVGYSRFTGIPLDLGFTRTGSPIRTMLASNDFMKIVGVQLKLNVIKSAVFGKRVVLIDDSMVTGTTLKNTIFSLRKMGAKEVHVLIGSPKLISYCPYGVEVPPSSELIAANLHDEDIAKVLGADSIYWLSIEGLYKVIGTKELCLGCMLNSYPKVI, encoded by the coding sequence ATGGCTGGAATAGTAGGTATTTTGGCATTCGATAAAATTTGGAATATTTCGAAGTTTTTAAAATATTCATTGATGGGATTACAGCACAGAGGATATACAGCATCTGGTTATGCAGTACTTAATGACAAAATATCTTCTGGACATTCATCAAATCCTCCAGAGGATATAGAAATTAATGATCAAGGCTGGATAGGGATAGGATATACAGGAAATAAGGAAGAGTATCCTTTAGTCTTTGATGAAGTAGCTATGGTAATAGACGGTATTGTAAAAGACAACCCAAGTTCTATTGCCGAAAAAATTCTTTCTAACCCAGAAGAAATAAGCAAAGTAAGAGGAGCATTCTCTTTAGTTGCATTTACATCTGAAGGAAAAATAATAGCTTATCGTGATGAGAGCGGTCTTAAGCCTTTAGCAATAGGTGGTTTCGGTTTCGATATGGCAATAATTGCATCAGAAATGCCTGCAATGAGTGTTATAGGAGGAGATTTCAGAAGGGAAATAAATCCAGGAGAGCTAGTTATTCTCGATAGATATAACATAGAAAGTAAGAAGTTAAAAGAGCCCAAAAAGAGCTACTGTTCAATTGAATACATTTATCAAGCAAGAATTGACAGTTTCGTAAACGAAAGATCTATTTATGAGCTAAGAATAAAGATAGGAGAAGAACTTGCAAAGGAAAGACCTATAAATGCTGACACTGTAATAGGGGTTCCAGATACTGCTATACCATTTGCAGTTGGTTATTCAAGATTTACTGGAATACCTTTAGACTTAGGATTTACTAGGACTGGAAGTCCTATAAGAACAATGCTCGCATCAAACGATTTCATGAAAATAGTAGGAGTTCAGCTAAAGCTTAATGTAATTAAGTCAGCGGTTTTCGGCAAGAGAGTAGTTTTAATTGACGATTCCATGGTAACTGGAACTACTTTAAAGAACACCATTTTCAGCCTAAGGAAAATGGGAGCTAAGGAAGTTCATGTTCTCATAGGAAGTCCCAAATTGATTTCCTACTGTCCTTACGGTGTTGAAGTCCCTCCTTCCTCTGAGTTAATAGCCGCCAATTTACATGATGAAGATATAGCAAAAGTACTGGGTGCAGACTCAATTTATTGGCTAAGCATAGAAGGTCTTTACAAGGTTATAGGTACTAAGGAGTTATGCTTGGGCTGTATGTTAAATTCCTATCCTAAGGTGATTTAA
- the purF gene encoding amidophosphoribosyltransferase, giving the protein MMKIKEHCGIFATIGDRSVKYTYEGLKLLQHRGQESAGISYTEGGIKTVKGLGLVEEALNESEVLQIRSKFSIGHVRYSTTGKTTLQEAQPLNNDKLSIAFNGTITNYFEFGNYKTDTEFILDFLSKEIKEGKDIVDAVKHFMDIADGAYSMVILDDKNRVLAVRDPKGFRPLVMGKIDENMVFSSEDSAIKQLGGKIIKDILPGEIVLVNPDGKLLSEKVPSTSFHTCAFEYIYFSRADSKIDGISVYMARIRLGEILARNHPAKADIVVPIPESSRPIAIGYSRESNIPLEEALIRTIVSKRSFIMPTNDKRKSVLEEKFGIVEDAVRDKRIVIIDDSIVRGNTMKRIITLLRNSGAKEIHVRVGSPMIRYPCYMGIDFPNRKELIASDKKEEEISKILGADSIEYLTVKEMKEAIGKESLCSACFTGIYPLKRNYSLQIMENVFNR; this is encoded by the coding sequence ATTATGAAAATAAAAGAGCATTGTGGAATATTTGCGACTATAGGAGATAGGTCAGTAAAATACACTTATGAAGGACTTAAATTATTGCAACATAGGGGTCAAGAATCTGCGGGTATATCTTATACAGAAGGAGGAATTAAGACCGTAAAAGGCCTGGGTCTTGTAGAGGAGGCATTAAATGAAAGTGAAGTTTTACAAATTAGGTCAAAATTCAGCATAGGTCACGTAAGGTATTCCACAACTGGAAAAACTACGTTACAGGAAGCGCAGCCGTTGAATAATGATAAACTTTCAATAGCTTTCAACGGAACTATCACAAACTACTTTGAATTTGGAAACTACAAGACAGACACTGAATTTATACTCGACTTCCTGAGCAAGGAAATTAAGGAAGGTAAAGATATAGTAGATGCTGTAAAGCATTTTATGGATATAGCAGATGGAGCTTATTCCATGGTTATTTTAGACGATAAAAACAGAGTTTTGGCAGTTAGAGATCCTAAAGGATTTAGGCCTTTGGTAATGGGAAAAATAGATGAAAATATGGTTTTCTCTTCTGAAGATTCTGCAATAAAACAATTAGGAGGAAAGATAATTAAAGATATTCTTCCTGGGGAAATAGTTCTAGTAAATCCTGACGGTAAACTCTTGAGCGAAAAAGTTCCTTCCACAAGCTTTCATACTTGTGCATTTGAGTACATTTACTTCTCAAGAGCCGACAGTAAAATTGACGGAATCTCTGTTTATATGGCTAGGATAAGGCTTGGAGAGATCTTGGCAAGAAATCATCCTGCAAAAGCTGATATTGTAGTTCCAATTCCTGAGTCTTCAAGACCTATTGCTATAGGCTATTCTAGGGAAAGTAATATTCCTTTAGAGGAAGCATTAATAAGGACTATAGTATCCAAGAGATCCTTTATAATGCCTACTAACGATAAGAGGAAAAGCGTACTCGAGGAAAAATTCGGAATAGTTGAGGACGCTGTAAGGGATAAGAGGATAGTCATTATAGACGATTCTATAGTTAGAGGCAATACTATGAAGAGGATAATTACTTTATTAAGAAATTCTGGAGCAAAAGAAATTCACGTAAGAGTTGGTTCTCCAATGATAAGATATCCTTGTTATATGGGAATAGATTTCCCTAATAGAAAGGAACTAATTGCCTCAGATAAGAAAGAAGAGGAAATTTCCAAGATTTTAGGAGCAGATAGTATAGAATACTTAACAGTTAAGGAAATGAAAGAAGCAATAGGTAAGGAAAGCTTGTGTTCAGCCTGCTTTACGGGAATATATCCTCTCAAGAGGAATTATTCCTTACAAATTATGGAAAACGTATTCAACAGGTGA
- the purL gene encoding phosphoribosylformylglycinamidine synthase subunit PurL: protein MTISLSSYELELIKKELKREPKEEELKVIDALWSEHCSYKSSKVFLRSLPSEGPNVVMGIEDWQDAGAVDIGDGYAIVMKVESHNHPSAIDPFNGAATGVGGIIRDIISKGARPIALLDMIRVGSLRHERNRWLLKGIISGIGFYGNSIGVPVIGGELSFDDSYTDNPLVDVACVGIVKKDKIVSSIVKKPGLKLVLAGLTGIDGLGGASFASRKLSGEDEIGAVQIADPFAGKIILDVTLEIADKVEAIKDLGGGGLAVAVTEMANGLGAVVNLDKVPLRVKGMRPEDIIISETQERMLYAVREESVEDVCKAFEYYEYPCSVIGEITEDPNIKFLYEGKEVVSLPSSLLLSPPIYVWNINENEGEKINEKPTVRIEDAIRSIVTSEELVNKEWAYSQFDYEVGTSTVIKPGEADSSLLLLPNGKFLAIKGDANPDLCNEDSYECGKEIFAEAYRNLATVGAKGIAAVDHLQFGDPKKPKVYAKFVNTIRGISEAAKFFNIPIVGGKVSFYNENSKGEEIKPTPLIVMAGITDKYFRPSIEEGLDIVLIGITRDEMRSSLFTKIFGKYGKLPKARLSEDLISSEILTQGIHEDKVTYAKDVSKGGLIGALWSIITKGYSVSISTEAINTAEDIYSKLFSENGGRFIVLTSDAQFFIKFAEKKGTIAKIIGKVSKGSEIYIDSNSYNLSKEIEVYNNYLEERL, encoded by the coding sequence ATGACAATATCGCTTTCCTCTTATGAGTTAGAATTAATTAAGAAAGAACTAAAGAGAGAACCAAAAGAGGAAGAATTGAAAGTAATAGACGCGTTATGGTCTGAACATTGCTCTTATAAATCGTCTAAAGTATTCTTGAGGAGTTTACCGAGTGAAGGACCTAACGTCGTTATGGGTATAGAAGACTGGCAGGACGCTGGAGCTGTTGACATAGGTGATGGTTACGCAATTGTGATGAAGGTCGAAAGTCATAATCATCCTTCAGCAATTGATCCTTTTAACGGTGCGGCTACAGGAGTTGGAGGAATAATCAGGGACATAATAAGCAAAGGAGCAAGACCTATAGCCTTGCTGGACATGATAAGAGTAGGAAGTTTAAGACATGAAAGAAATAGATGGCTATTAAAAGGTATAATAAGCGGTATAGGTTTTTACGGTAACAGCATAGGAGTTCCAGTTATAGGAGGAGAACTTTCCTTTGATGATTCGTATACTGATAATCCTTTAGTTGACGTAGCATGTGTAGGAATAGTTAAGAAAGATAAGATTGTATCCAGTATAGTTAAAAAACCTGGACTAAAGCTGGTCTTAGCTGGATTGACTGGAATAGATGGATTAGGAGGAGCATCTTTTGCTTCTAGAAAACTTAGCGGGGAAGATGAAATAGGAGCAGTTCAAATAGCTGATCCGTTTGCTGGTAAAATAATACTTGACGTAACGCTAGAGATTGCTGATAAGGTAGAGGCAATTAAGGATCTTGGCGGAGGAGGTTTAGCTGTAGCTGTTACAGAAATGGCAAATGGATTAGGTGCAGTAGTAAACCTAGATAAAGTTCCTCTTAGAGTTAAAGGAATGAGGCCTGAGGATATTATAATTTCAGAAACTCAAGAGAGAATGCTTTATGCAGTAAGAGAAGAGAGCGTAGAGGATGTGTGTAAAGCTTTTGAATATTATGAATATCCTTGTTCAGTAATTGGAGAAATTACGGAAGATCCAAATATTAAATTCCTTTATGAAGGAAAGGAAGTAGTTTCTCTTCCTTCTTCCCTATTGCTTTCTCCTCCAATTTATGTTTGGAACATTAATGAAAATGAAGGAGAAAAAATTAACGAAAAACCTACAGTGAGAATAGAGGACGCGATAAGGAGTATAGTTACTTCAGAAGAATTAGTAAACAAAGAATGGGCTTATTCACAATTCGACTACGAAGTAGGAACTTCTACTGTTATAAAACCTGGAGAAGCTGACTCCTCGTTATTACTTCTTCCTAATGGAAAATTCTTAGCAATAAAAGGGGACGCTAATCCTGATCTTTGTAATGAAGATTCTTACGAATGCGGAAAGGAAATCTTTGCTGAAGCTTACAGGAATTTAGCAACTGTAGGAGCTAAAGGAATTGCAGCAGTAGACCATTTACAATTTGGCGATCCTAAAAAACCTAAAGTTTACGCAAAATTCGTAAATACAATAAGAGGAATTTCAGAGGCTGCAAAATTTTTCAATATTCCAATAGTAGGCGGCAAAGTTTCGTTCTATAACGAGAACAGTAAAGGCGAGGAAATAAAGCCTACGCCTTTAATAGTCATGGCTGGAATTACTGACAAGTACTTTAGACCTTCTATAGAAGAAGGTCTAGATATAGTTCTTATAGGAATTACTAGAGACGAAATGAGGTCATCACTCTTTACAAAGATCTTTGGGAAATATGGTAAGTTACCTAAAGCCAGGCTTTCTGAAGATTTAATATCTAGCGAAATATTAACTCAAGGAATACATGAGGATAAAGTAACTTACGCAAAAGATGTCTCGAAAGGAGGATTAATAGGAGCATTATGGAGCATAATAACTAAAGGCTATTCAGTCTCGATTTCCACAGAAGCTATTAACACTGCTGAAGACATTTATTCGAAGCTGTTCTCCGAGAACGGTGGAAGATTCATAGTTTTGACAAGTGACGCTCAGTTCTTTATCAAGTTTGCAGAGAAAAAAGGGACAATTGCCAAAATAATAGGTAAGGTTTCAAAAGGATCTGAAATTTATATTGACTCTAATAGTTACAATCTCTCAAAAGAGATTGAGGTATATAACAATTATTTGGAGGAGAGATTATGA
- the purQ gene encoding phosphoribosylformylglycinamidine synthase I has protein sequence MKTAVIKFPGTTCETDVLKALREARVESNIIGYKDFDPDKFDAVVIPGGFSFGDYLRAGSIAANTETMKNVKEMADEGKIVVGICNGFQILVESGLLKGALLPNLKMRFISKWVYVRIVRFDTAITKGLEKKVLRMPIAHAEGRYYLDNPEEAEKLAAFKYSDEGGNVKEEVNPNGSILNIAGISNEEGNVIGLMPHPERASFKLTDPYSQTDGLLLLRGLRK, from the coding sequence TTGAAAACGGCAGTAATTAAATTCCCTGGAACAACATGTGAAACTGACGTTTTAAAGGCTTTAAGAGAAGCTCGTGTGGAGTCCAATATAATAGGCTATAAGGACTTCGATCCAGACAAGTTTGACGCAGTGGTTATCCCTGGTGGCTTTAGCTTTGGAGATTACCTTAGGGCAGGCAGTATTGCTGCAAATACTGAGACTATGAAAAATGTTAAGGAAATGGCCGACGAAGGTAAAATTGTGGTTGGAATATGCAATGGGTTCCAAATATTAGTTGAGAGTGGTCTATTGAAGGGTGCATTATTACCTAATTTGAAAATGAGATTCATAAGTAAGTGGGTCTACGTTAGAATTGTAAGGTTTGATACTGCAATTACTAAAGGCTTGGAGAAGAAAGTACTAAGAATGCCGATAGCTCATGCAGAGGGTAGGTATTATTTAGATAACCCAGAAGAGGCAGAAAAGCTTGCAGCATTCAAATATTCTGATGAAGGAGGAAACGTAAAAGAGGAAGTAAATCCTAACGGTTCTATTTTGAATATTGCTGGTATAAGTAATGAAGAAGGAAATGTTATAGGCTTAATGCCACATCCAGAGAGAGCGTCGTTCAAGTTAACAGATCCATATTCTCAAACTGATGGCTTATTACTCCTGAGGGGATTGAGAAAATGA
- a CDS encoding phosphoribosylformylglycinamidine synthase subunit PurS, with the protein MIIINKEGIRDPEGETIKNYIISKVTDKVKEVKAGKYLSFNVDAKEESEAIDLVKKIAYEDRLYNPIVHKIIIRAEKIENGSN; encoded by the coding sequence CTGATAATCATTAACAAAGAAGGAATAAGAGATCCAGAAGGAGAGACAATTAAGAATTATATAATAAGTAAAGTTACTGATAAGGTTAAGGAAGTAAAGGCAGGAAAATATCTAAGTTTTAACGTTGACGCTAAGGAAGAATCAGAAGCGATAGATCTCGTGAAAAAGATAGCTTATGAAGATAGGCTATACAATCCTATTGTTCATAAAATTATTATAAGGGCAGAGAAAATTGAAAACGGCAGTAATTAA
- a CDS encoding phosphoribosylaminoimidazolesuccinocarboxamide synthase — METLIGEGKTKQVFSYDSDHVLLKFKDTITAGDGAKVDTMENKGVINAQTSALLFRLLERNGIKTHYVGMYDERTMIAKKLKMIPVEVVLRNIATGSIVKRLPIKEGEIFDPPIIEYFLKDDSRHDPMLNYYHLEYFKLMNRKEAEVIEGIMIRANEVLRDAVRKTGLELYDFKLEFGRLGDDLIVGDEITLDSMRIRDPKTGRILDKDLYRKGYDLKTVKESYEEFLSKLEKVV, encoded by the coding sequence ATGGAGACACTCATAGGGGAAGGTAAGACTAAACAAGTTTTTTCTTATGATTCTGATCACGTTCTCCTTAAGTTTAAGGATACCATAACTGCTGGAGATGGGGCTAAAGTAGATACTATGGAAAACAAAGGAGTAATAAATGCCCAAACTTCAGCTTTACTCTTCAGGCTTCTTGAAAGGAACGGTATAAAAACCCATTATGTGGGCATGTACGATGAGAGGACCATGATAGCTAAAAAACTGAAAATGATTCCAGTCGAGGTAGTTTTGAGGAACATCGCTACGGGGAGTATAGTGAAAAGATTACCTATAAAAGAGGGAGAAATTTTCGATCCGCCAATAATAGAATACTTCCTAAAGGACGATAGTAGGCACGATCCAATGCTTAATTATTATCACTTAGAATATTTCAAATTAATGAATAGGAAAGAAGCAGAAGTTATTGAAGGCATAATGATAAGAGCTAACGAAGTTTTACGCGACGCAGTAAGAAAAACTGGATTAGAACTTTACGATTTTAAATTGGAGTTTGGAAGGCTAGGCGATGATCTAATTGTAGGAGACGAGATAACTTTAGACTCAATGAGAATAAGGGATCCTAAGACTGGAAGGATATTGGATAAAGATCTTTACAGGAAAGGTTACGATCTAAAAACAGTAAAGGAATCTTACGAGGAATTCCTCTCTAAATTAGAAAAGGTGGTATAA
- the metG gene encoding methionine--tRNA ligase subunit beta, whose translation MEISIDDFSKVELKVGLVKSAERIEGTRLLKLMIDLGNEERQIISGIAEYYTPEQLVGKRVIVITNLKPRIIRGFESQGMILAAGCKEDEDKGIKPTLLTVDGDAPPGTRIC comes from the coding sequence ATGGAGATTTCGATAGACGATTTTTCAAAAGTTGAATTGAAAGTAGGCTTAGTTAAATCTGCAGAAAGAATTGAAGGAACTAGATTACTTAAATTGATGATAGATTTAGGAAATGAAGAGAGACAAATAATTTCAGGAATTGCTGAATATTATACACCAGAACAGTTAGTAGGCAAGAGAGTTATAGTAATAACTAACTTGAAGCCTAGGATTATAAGAGGCTTTGAAAGCCAGGGAATGATATTGGCAGCTGGTTGTAAAGAAGATGAAGATAAAGGAATTAAACCTACGTTGTTAACAGTAGACGGAGACGCACCTCCAGGAACAAGAATATGCTAA
- a CDS encoding GTPase, producing MLNPFEKLNCPPKAEDLIKIVLGRLPKISGNSVKDREIRRLMYYDDQVKRYLNFVNSFPRIEDLHPFYKEALEITAGKNIDDLKICLSIISRTTSTASLILKKYITEIKRSDESIANKLMRQAFGRVSSLLRKRKDCIDWIIDITKTMKKMKSIDPEIPTVIISGSPNVGKSTLVSKISSAKPEIANYPFTTKEIHVGHFDLNGIKVQVIDTPGILDRPMKERNQIERKAINAIKNLKGLIVFLFDISQQSLYSPKEQFDLLKEIMEFNKNIIITLNKIDSKDEKIYEEVNKILKENNLSFMEISAENNIGLDTLKIEITKRVLEIVRQ from the coding sequence ATGCTAAACCCTTTTGAGAAATTAAATTGTCCTCCTAAAGCTGAAGATTTAATAAAAATAGTTTTAGGAAGATTGCCTAAAATTTCTGGAAATAGTGTTAAAGACAGGGAAATAAGAAGATTAATGTATTATGATGATCAAGTGAAGAGGTATTTAAATTTTGTAAATTCTTTTCCCAGAATAGAGGATCTGCATCCGTTTTATAAGGAAGCACTAGAAATAACTGCAGGCAAAAACATTGACGATCTAAAAATCTGTTTATCAATTATCAGTAGAACGACTTCAACGGCTTCTTTAATCTTAAAAAAGTATATTACCGAGATTAAAAGGTCTGACGAAAGTATTGCAAATAAGTTAATGAGACAAGCTTTTGGTAGAGTCTCTTCATTGTTAAGAAAAAGGAAGGATTGCATAGACTGGATTATTGACATCACAAAGACAATGAAGAAAATGAAGAGCATTGATCCAGAAATTCCCACAGTAATAATTTCCGGATCTCCTAACGTAGGCAAATCTACTTTAGTTAGTAAAATTTCTTCCGCAAAGCCAGAGATTGCGAATTATCCTTTCACTACAAAGGAAATTCACGTAGGACATTTTGATTTGAATGGAATTAAAGTTCAAGTTATTGACACGCCCGGGATATTAGATAGACCAATGAAGGAAAGAAATCAAATAGAGAGGAAAGCTATTAATGCAATAAAAAACTTAAAAGGACTGATAGTTTTTTTATTTGATATCTCTCAACAATCATTATATTCACCTAAGGAGCAATTTGATTTGCTTAAAGAAATTATGGAATTCAATAAGAATATAATTATAACTTTAAACAAGATTGATTCTAAGGATGAAAAAATATATGAAGAAGTAAATAAAATACTAAAAGAGAATAATCTTAGCTTTATGGAAATCAGTGCTGAGAATAATATTGGCCTTGATACACTAAAGATCGAAATTACTAAGAGAGTCCTTGAAATAGTTAGGCAGTGA